The following nucleotide sequence is from Armatimonadota bacterium.
ATGGGATGGTGGCTTCCTAGGACCGGGCAACTACCTTTCTCTGCGACTCGACGAATCTGATTCTGGCGCAAAAGATTATAGATTGAGGATTGCTGGTGACAAACCTACCGCTTGCCTATCTACGGAGGAGCCAGATAATACCTGCACAACTGAGCCAGGAAAAATGGGAAGCGTAACTTACACCGGCATTATGGACAGGTTAGCCAAAGAAGAGATTTATACAAACGATGACACTGCTTGGGAAGAATGGACGGCAGATTTTAATCCAGAGACAGGAATGTACCCGAATACTTGGAGAATAGTAATTTTACCAGTATTGCTGGATGTCCCGGGAGTTGACGATATTTCTGGTTCAAAGGAAGTTACAATAGTTGGGTTCATTGGCTTTTTTATTGAAAAAGCAACCAATATAGGGCAGGATAAAGGATTAATTATAGGAAGATTTATTCAGGGAGCAGTTATTGGGGATAAGTTTATTCCACTTTGGACCGGTGGCTCAAGTTTGCCAGGTTCGAATAATTGGACTATGATAAGACTTCGCTTGATATCTTAGGAGGAGGTTAAGCAGGATGAAACAAATGCCTAGAAACAGAGTTCTTGCCGCCGCTCTGTGTCTTGCAGCTGTAGCAGCAATACTTGTATATGCTTATATGAGTAGGCTTTCGGATGAGTCTAGACAGCCGGTGGCAGTTGTGGCAGCAAGCAAAGATATACCCGCAAGAACAATAATCACGCAAGATATGGTAAGAGTGAATGATTTCCCAAGGAAGCTCATTCCGCCAAACGCCGCTGTGAGCATTGATTCGGTAGTTGGCAAAGTTGCATTGCAAACAATTAAAGAAGGAAATCCCATATCAATGAACCAGCTAGCCCCTAGAGGCGCTGCCTTGGGCTTGTCCTATGCTGTTCCGCCGCTAATGCGTGCGGTTACGGTGGCGCTTGACCCTATTATCGGCGTTGCAGGGTTCCTAAAGCCTGGCGATCACGTTGATGTTATAGCGACCTTCGATGTAAACGACGGAACGATTACAAAAACTGTACTTCAGGATGTTGAACTGCTGGCAATTGGCTCGCAAGTTGTTGAGGGAGAAATTGACCCGGGAACAGGAAAACCTGCCAAGCCTCAAACTCAACCTAACGCAACGCTTGCTGTAACCCCACAGGATGCGGAAAAATTAATCCTGGCAGAATCAAAGGGCAAGCTGAGGTTAACTCTTCGGTACTATGGCGACCAAGCCAAGGTGATTTCAAAGGGCATTACCAGCAGGCAATTGATAGGTTATGTGCCGCCCGATGTTCCAGAGAAAACATCTAGCACGGTAACGGTGCGCCCTGCGGTTTCTAGGCCATCTCCTCCACCAATAGTTAGGGAGAGCCCGCCAATTTATAGTATTCCGCCACTGCCCACAACGCAGACTACGGTGCAAGAAGAGCCCGGCAAGAAAGTTCAGGTTGTCCGCGGCACGAAGATTGAGGAGGTTGTGGTCAGCGAATAAAAGATAAGACAGGAAGTCTTTCAAATAAATTCCTAGCAAAGGAGGTCAGGGGGGAGTAAAAACATTGCACACGAAGAACCCCTTTCAAAAATGAGAGCCAAAATAAGCTTTGTATTCATTTTAGCAATTACGGTTTTTCTAGCGAATCCATTAGCCGCCGCAAAAGCGGCTGATAAGGCTAGCGGTGAGAAGGCACTTCAGGTTGGTGAAAGCATTATCATTGAATGCAAGAATGTTACGCGGGCAGCCGTTGGCGACCCCGTAATAGCAGATGTTGTGCCTTTGTCTTCAAAAGAAGTATTAGTCAATGCTAAATCACCAGGCAAAACCGTCGTCTACATATGGGATGACAATGGCAGGCGTGTGTTCAAAACCGAAGTCAAGGCAGCCGAATTAAATATGGAAAAGCTTGTGGAAGCTATAACAAATGAACTTAACGATTCAAGGATTACTGTTCGAGCGGTTGGAAGCACAATTATGCTTGAGGGTGTGGTTTCCAGAAAAGCTGAATCTGACCGGGCGGAAAGAATAGCAACCGCAGTAGCAGAAATGGCCGCTTTCCGTGGTGTTTATACGCCTGAACCAACGGGGCAGACAAAATCGGTAGCAAGGACCGAAGGCGATGTGATTCGTATTGAAAGCGTTAAGACCGATAGAACTACGCCTATTACTGCAGAGGTTGATCTTAGATGTCCGAAAATAGTAAACCTCATTGAAATTGAAAAACCGATTGATGAAATAAGCGTATCCACGCATGAGGCATGCGAAGCCTTAAGGCAGGCTCTCAACGGAACAAACCTAACCGTTCGAGGTCTGCCAGGAAACGTGGTATTGGTCGAGGGGAAGGTTGGCACGCAGGCTGAATTTGACAAGATAAACCTAGTTATATCTGGTTGGAAAAAGCAGAGCAACACAAGTGGACAAGCAGAGGGAGCAAATGAAGAAGTTTCGCTCGTCAATGCTGTAACCATTGATAGTTCGATTGCCCAGCAGGTAATGGTGCGTGCCCAAGTCGTGAGTATAGATAAAGCCGCTCTAAAAGATTTTGGTATTGAGTGGGGCAGAATTGCCTCAACAAGCGAGGGAGGAGCGAGCTTTGGGGAACAACCTTGGCTCATAGGGCAAATTCAAAGCCCTCCTTACGACATTTTTGGCGGCGGCGGTCTATACCGATTGGACCCAATTGGCGCAAGGATAAGGGCTCTAGAACAACAAAACAAGGCAAAGGTGCTTTCGGAGCCCAATCTGCTTGTGGTTGATGGGCAAGAGGCGAAAATTTTAGTAGGCGGAGAAATACCGGTGCCAGTGGTTCAATCAGGCAATATTGGCGCCGCAGTGAGCGTAACTATTGAGTATAAAGAATTTGGCGTGCGCCTGGAAATTCTCCCCACTATCACCAGCAAGGATACAATACAACTTAAGGTTATGCCTGAGGTAAGCTCACTTGATTTTGCAAACGCCGTTGAGTTTAGCGGATTCCGCATTCCAGCGTTGCGCACTCGAAGGGCTGAAACAATAGTAAGCGTTAGAAATGGGCAATCGCTAATACTTGGCGGTCTACTGCAAAATGAGGTGTCAAAGCTAGTTAAGAAGATTCCAGTGCTTGGTGACATACCGATTTTAGGAGAGCTCTTCAAGAACACTTCGTTTACTAAAGGCGAAAGTGAGCTTGTGATAATCGTTACACCGCAGATAGTCAAACCAACAGCAGCAACCGAAAAAGCCCAAGAATAGCAGGTGCTGAAATGCCTGTGCGAGTTTTGGTAGCAGAAGAAAATCAAAGACTGCGCGAACAAATGCGCGACTATCTTAGCAATGAATGTAGCTGCGAGGTAGTTGGTCTTGCGCGCGATGGCCACGAAGCCATCCAGCTTGCTATGCAGCTGCTTCCACATATAATGTTCATTTCGCATGATTTGCCAGGGATAACGGGTCTGCAGACGTGCGAAATAATAAATGCGCTTGCACCAGACATAATGGCTATCATGGTGACCGATACAAAATCAATTGAACGAGTTGAAGCCGCCATGAAAGTTGGGGCAAGGGCAGTTGTAACAAGGCCGCTTAAATCACCGGAAGTAGGCTATTTAATACAAGAACTTGCTGAAGTACGAAATCGCCGTGATTCCGATGATATTCAGGAGTTAAAAGACCCGGCTCGGTTTCCAAAGGTTATAAGCATAACAGGGGCAAAGGGGGGCGTAGGCAAAAGCACGATAGCCGTCAATCTTGCCGTAGCATTAGCAAAACAAGCGCCGAACAAGGTTGTTATTGTAGATATGTATACGCAATTTGGCGATATTGCTACTATGTTCAATGTCACGCCCAAGCATACGATTTCAGACCTTGAGCCAATTTTAAAAGACTTGGACCAGGATTTAATCCGAAACTATGTGTCAGAGCATGAATCTGGTGTTCATGTACTTGTAGCCACAATCAACCCTTTGCCGCTGGATGCTATTAGCGTTGAGTGCTGGGATACACTTATTCACCTTCTCAAACGAACATATCGGTATGTGATAATTGATATGCCGCCGATACTGCATCCGACAACTATTCACGTATTAATGCATTCAAATATTGTGCTCTTAATTGCTAATTTATTTGATTTGACAACAGCAATGGATACGAAAAAGTTTTACGACGCTCTCGACCAAGAGCGAATATCGAAAGAGCACATAAAGGTAGTTTTGAATAGGGTATCGAAGGTAAACAGGCTACATGCAGCTGACCTAGAGCAGATGTTTCCATGCGGTATTTTGGCGCATATACCAAATGAAAGCAAGCTTGTAAACGCCATTAATAAGGGCGTTCCACTGGCAATGACTGACGGTGACTCACCTTATGGGCGAAGTATTGATAGACTAGCCGCTACCATATTAGGCGTAGAAGGTAATCTCCCATTTGCTGTAAATGAAGCCGAAAGATGGAGCCTGCTACCTAAGGCAAGGAAGGGGAGATAATCAGTGGGAGTATTGGGAGCAGGAAAGACGAATTCAGGGTCTGAAAGCGGAAACCTAGAGGGACCACTAAACATTCGCCGTCTTTTAGACCTCAAAGCCAAAATCCATCAAAAAATGATGGATGAAATGGACCCAAAAACGCTTGGAACGCTCGACAGGCTCGCTTTGAGTAGAGAAGTTCATTCTGTAACAGCTGATGTACTTGCAAGCGAGAATTTAGCTTTGCCGGTTCGAGTCCGGGAGCAAATAGTAGCTGATGTAATAAATGAGATTATCGGCTATGGTCCGATACAGCCACTGCTGGATGACCCAACCATAACCGAAATTATGGTCAATGGTCCAAACCAAGTATACGCCGAACGTGGTGGAAAGCTGTTCCTGACGGACAAAATTTTCCGCGATGATCAACACGTAATGCGGATAATTGAAAAAATCGTGATGCCATTAGGGCGGCGAATTGATGAAAGCTCTCCGATGGTTGATGCAAGGCTCCCCGACGGCTCGCGCGTTAATGCAATAATTCCCCCACTGTCAATCAAAGGGCCAACACTTACAATTAGAAAATTCTCACGCGAGCCTTATACTATTGAGGACCTTATTTCATTTGGCACCCTTACAAGGGAAATGGCAGAATTTCTCCGAGCTTGCGTAATAGCGCGCTTGAATATCATTATTTCAGGTGGAACGGGAAGCGGTAAAACAACTACGCTTAATGTCCTTTCGTCGTTTGTCCCCAACGATGAACGCATAGTCACCATAGAAGATGCCGCGGAACTTCAACTTCAGCAAGATCACGTAGTCTCATTGGAAAGTAGGCCTCCCAATCTTGAAGGGAAGGGTGAAATAACAATTAGGCAGCTCGTTAGAAATGCATTGAGAATGAGACCCGACCGCATAATCGTAGGCGAAGTCCGAGGCGGCGAGGCTCTTGACATGCTACAGGCGATGAATACAGGTCATGATGGCTCGCTTAGCACTGCCCACACCAATAGCCCGCGTGATACGCTTTCGCGGCTTGAAACAATGACCCTTATGGCAGGAACAGAACTCCCGTCACGCGCGGTAAGAGAACAAATAGCTGCTGCTCTTCATTTAATTATTCATCAAAACAGATTGAGAGATGGAAGCCGCAAAATAACACACATCACCGAAGTGCAGGGAATGGAAGGGGATGTCATAATCTTGCAAGATTTATTCCTGTTCCAACAGGAAGGTGTGGATGCAAGCGGTAAAGTAATCGGCAGACACGTAGCTACTGGGCTGCGTCCAAAGTTCATGGATAGATTAATTCAACAGGGATTGGAGCTACCGGCAAGTATCTTTAATTTGAGGTGATGTGGAATGCCTCCATTCGTATGGGCTCTTCTAGCATTTGCTGCTACCGCTTTGGTCGTAATCCTTATTGGTTTTGCTGTAACAAGAGAATCTGCAGAAGCTAGAACCAGGTTACGACAGTTAACAACTGGTCCCAAAGAGGAGCGACCGTCTGTAGAATTCAAGGCACCTGCTGAAAAAAGAGACATGCTTCCAACGGTAACGCGCTTCTTAAATGCGCGCAATTTGACTGAGCGCCTTTATGTCGAGCTTGCTGCTGCAGGGTTGCCTTTACGACCGAGCGAATTTGTTGGCATTGTGGCGGCTTCGGTATTAATTTCACAGATTTTAGGCGCAATTGTTGCGAGGAACTTAATTGTTTATTTCGTATTCGCAATTCTGGGAGCAAGTATTCCATTTTTCGTCGTCAAGGTGCTCCAGCAAAAAAGAAGGGCAATGTTTGATAGCCAAATAGTCGATGCACTTGTGCTAATTGCCTCGTCCATTCGCTCAGGTTTTAGTTTTCTAAGGGCTTTGCAAATGGTTGCTCAAGAAATGCCACCTCCAATTTCTACAGAATTTGAGCGAATAATAAGCGAAGTAAATGTTGGCCGCTCAATGGAAGATGCTCTTCGGGGTAGCGTGCAGCGCGTCAAAAGCTATGATTTTGATTTGGTAGTAACTGCCGTATTGATTCACCTTCAAATAGGAGGCAATTTGGCAGATATTCTTGAAACAATTGCTGAGACGATACGCGAGCGCATGCGAATAGCCGGTGAAATAAAGACGCTGACTGCCGAAGGAAGAATCTCTGGAATAGCACTAGTGCTCATACCAATATTTCTCGCGGTTGTTCTAACCTTGATAAACCCATCATATATGCACACATTATTTTATGAGGACATCGGGCGCATTTTATTGGTCGTAGCGGCAGTCTTTCAGCTACTAGGATGGCTTGTTATTAAAAGGTTACTCGTGCTGGAGTATTAGGAATTAAAAGGAGACGTGAAATGCTAATACTCATTTCGGCATTGACTTTTGGAACTGTCGTATTGTTATTCCTCGGGCTCACTATGAAAACTGAGCGCGAAATAATTCAGGACAGAATACGTCAACAACAAGAGGTGGACTCGTCCATATTAAGTTCGATCGAAGCCGAGCTTGAAAGACCAATCAAACAGCGAATAATAGCACCAATACTTATAAAACTTGCCAACTTAGTAAGCAGCTTCACGCCTGCCGGAGCTCTTCGTGCCATTGATGACAAGCTGGAAACAGCAGGTCGTCCATGGTCGCTAAGTGCAAAAGAGTTCGTAGGGCTCAAAGTCCTCTCTGTTGGTGCATCTATTGTCGTTGGCTCGTTATTCTCCAAGTTCATTGATGCTCAGCCGCCAATCAGGATTTTAGCATTCGTTTTGATTGTCTTCATCGGGATAATTCTTCCTGATTACCTGTTACAGAGAGCAATTAATAATAGACAAACCCAGATTAGAAAAGTTCTTGCGGACACACTAGATTTGCTAACCGTGAGCGTCGAGGCTGGCTTAGGTTTAGACGGTGCAATGCAAAAAGTTACTGAGAAATTGCACAATCCGCTTTCCGATGAAATGACTCGTGCCCTTCAGGAAATAAGAATAGGTAAGATGCGGATGGAAGCCCTAAGGGATATGGCTAGGAGAGTAAAAGTTACAGAGCTAAGTTCTTTTGTAACGGCAATTTGTCAAGCTGACCAGTTAGGCGTAAGCATTGCGAAAGTTCTTCGCGTCCAAGGAGATACGCTACGCACCCAGCGAAGTCAGAGAGCAAGAGAAGCCGCAGCAAAGCTGCCAGTCAAGATGCTTTTCCCCTTGGTATTCTTTATTTTTCCCGCGCTATTCGTAGTGGTTGCAGGCCCGGCGTTCATTCAGATATTCCGCCAGCTTGGCGGAGTGATTGGCAGATAGAATGAAACAAAGCACATAAATTGTTGCAGCTGATGCTTAAGCCAACAGCCTATTTCATGTTCGGGAAACCATTATCTTGTAAAGGTCCTTCTCAAATTTTATAAAGCAAGAACTAATTAAAAGAAGGATGTATCAAATTGATACATCCTTTTTTGTTGCTCTTTCGAATGGTTGTTTGTTAGCTATTTACGCCGGCGTAGGATTCTGACGGATGCTAAGGTAGCTATTCCTGAAGCCAAAGTTAATATACTGGCAGGCTCAGGAATAACTGGAGGATTTGTTCCTCCACCCCCGCCACCACCATTGTCTGGAGGATTGTCTGGAGGAATTATTATGCCATTGTCGCCTCCTCCTCCACCGCCACCCATTGCAACTGCGGCGCCTACGACACCCAATGGAATCAGCCAATTCATAGAACTCAGTCTGGAACCAGTTCCAACGGGTGAAGTAGTTGATGGTATCTGAACGCCCGTGTTTGCAGCCACAGTTTCAGCGGGTTTAGCCAACGCTGCACTCTGACCAGCACTTTCAGTCGCAAGCTTTGGAAGCTCTGTTGGCGGTTGCTCGAGAACTTGAACTGCAACCTTATCATTTTTCGCTGCTGAGCTTGCATTTGATGCCTTCAGCCCATCAATTGTCTTCTTTGGAAGTGCGCCTGTTAAAAGTGTGGAAGCAAGTGGATTGCCTGTTCCTATCTCCAAGATTGGTGCACCTGCTTTGTTAGCAAATACCCATGTGCCGGCTTTAAACTCTCGGATTTCGCTTACTATATTATGTGCTTCATCAAGATAATAAACTTGAAGCGACATATCCTCTGGAAGTTTAACAACCGACAGTTCATTCCTGAAGAAGGTAAGCACGCTGGATGGGTCCGTGCGGAAATGCTTGGCATACCGCAGGGCTACAAGTCGGCTATCTTCAACTTGACTAACAAGCTGCTGGATTGTGTCTGAATATTCCAAGAGGAATGCTCCTTGCCCTGCAGGCTTTGCTGCGACGGCTCCGAACAGCGCCACCGTAAGAATTAACGTTAAAAATATGGCCCTTATTCTCATTTCACCACCCATCCTTTCAAAATCAATTAAATCAACCACGGTTTATGACCGTCTAAACTTTGCTTTGTACAGCTTTCAAATATGTCTAGTGCAAGAATTGGGCCAATTTGATAAGTTTTGCGATAAAAAATTGTTTTTGTTGCCCGGTAGTAATTGTGAAGGCCAAGTGTCGCAAACTTGACAAGAGTTTGCAGGGGTGCTAACATCTTGCTGATTTTAAAAAGTTAAAGCATTATTTTCATAAATAGCGAGGCTGAAAGTAGGTTTTGAATTTTCCTTTAAAAAGATGCTACTTGCCGCTTTAGAGGCATTTGACGAGGAATGCAGGAACCAAATTATTACCGTTTGCGTAATTTAGCACAGAGCGCTTGCAGATTTTCTGTATTTAAGATGCTTTATGGCTGCCGGATAGCTAAAGGCGGAGTTTGATATAAGCCATAATGAAAAATGGTGCTGGTATTTTTACCAGGATTTAGCTGTGTGTTGGTGAGTTCCATTCTAAAATTGAAAAATACTCTCACATCGCTTTTTACGAGTGGGAGGTAGTTTTTAATGAGGTTCGCAATGAAAATCAGTTTTTTTGCGCTACTCTTCGTGTCCTTCTTAGTCTCGCAGGTTGGAGTTTCCCTCGCTGCTGAAGCAGTTCCACCGCCAGGGTATGTTCTGGATGTCGAGGATGTTATAGAGATTCAATCAATAGGCGATCCAGCGCTGTCTACAAAACAAATGATTGATCCTGAAGGCAATATTTCTATTCCATTGGTAGAAGAACCAATTCGTGCAAAAGGGCTTACACAGCAACAGCTTTTAAAGGTAATAAAAGAACGTCTCAGTCCATATTTGACTGACCCCAATATTCAGGTTACCATAGTTCAGTTTCATTCGCCTAAAGCATACGTTCTTGGTCAAGTAAACCGCCCTGGTTTGCATGAATTTCGTCCAGGTGATCGCGTATTGGAAATCATTGCCCAAGCAGGTAGCTTTACAGAACAAGCTGATTTAAAAGGGGCAACAATTACTCGAAAAGGTAGCAATGAAGCTCAACCTCTAAATCTTTATGATCTCTTCTATAAAGGCGATATGACTCAGAACTTAGAAATTCAACCAGGAGATGTAATATACATACCGGAAGACACAAAGAATAAATATTTTGTGCTTGGAGAGGTGCTACGGCCTGGTCAATACCGTTGGAAGGAAGGCATGACCGTTATGGATGCAATAGCCAACGCCGCCGGACCAACAGACCGTGGCATATTAAGTAAAACGACAATAATCCGCGGAGATATAAACAATCCCGAGAGAATCGAAGTTAATATGAGCAAAGTTTTGAAGAAAGCTGATTTAAGCCAGACTATAGCACTCAAGCCAGGTGATATAGTTTATGTGCCTGAGACATCTAGACCTGATTGGAACAAAATCTCGGGGGTAGTAAGCGCTGTTGTTAATACTACATACTTATTTAAGATACTCGGATTCTAACAAGCCCCATTTGGAGGTGTTATATCTAATTGGAACTTTGGCGGTATTATAGGATACTTCGCAAGAGAAAGTGGCTAATTGTTACCACTACCCTGGTTTGCGTATTAATTGTCGGTCTAAGCATTCTTTTTACGAAAACCAGATGGGAAGCTTATACGACGGTTATGGAGCGGCGCCCCGAGCAGGCGGAAGTAACAATCTACCAACCGCCGTATATATATAACATGGAAGTCCAAATCAGGATAGCAAACCTGGCATATATAGCAGGAAGCCAAACAGTACTTGACCGAACTGCACAAACACTCTATGAACTTGGCATAACATCAACGCCGGAAGAAATCCTGAGAACCGTAGTAGTCGAGCCTGTAAAGAACACTGAGATTCTTCTTATTAAAGTAAACTCAACAAGCCAGGCGGAGGCAAAAGCAACAGCTGATACTTTGGCAGCCGAATTTAAACGTTTTTATAACGAGCTGCAACGTGGCGAAACTACAAAAAGCAGACAGTTTATCGAACAAAGACTGCCTATTGCAAGGCAGGAAATGCTAGAGGCGCAAGCTGCCGTAAGAGATTTTAAAGAAAAAAATAAGGTTGTTTCTCTTCCGGAACAAAGCACCTTGCTAATGCAGCGCTTGGAAAGCATACAAAATCAAGCGGCATCAGCGAGAATAAAAGCCGATGAAGCAAAAAGCCAGATGGAAATCTTAAGACAACAACTGGCAAAAGAACCAATTATGAGAAAAGCCAGCGAAGTAATAATGGAAAATCCAATCTGGCAAGAACTCCAGAGTTCGCGTATCAAATTAGAACTTGATATCCAACGGATGCGCGAAATTGGCGGAAAAACAGATGCCCATCCGGAAATGAAGCCGCTACTGGCTCAGTTAAAAAAGATTGACGAGCAAATTGAAGACCTAAAAAAGAAAGAACAAGAGCGAATAATTTCAAGTCTTTCGACAGCTTCAAACCCAATTTATGACTCGATTCTTTCTAACTTTTTAGAATCGCAAGCAACCTATGTAGCCGCACAATCTCAATATATAGCAGCTAAACAATTAATAGACGAGCTAACCCCTGAACTAGAAACACTTCCTGAAAAAGAGATGAGGTTAGCTCAGCTTACTCTTGACCAAAAGAATGCCGAGGAGACATACTCTCTCTTAAAATCAAAACTCGATGAGGCAAGAATCAAAGAGCGTGAAGCACAAAACGCTAGTTCTATCCAGCAGATTGACCCCGCTATTGTGCGAAGACTTGAAATGCGGAGAGGCTTGAAGCTGATGTTGGCTATTATCTTTGGGCCACTTCTTGGGGCGGGGCTTGCGTTCTTGTTCCATTATCTAGATAACACCATTAAGACCCCAGAGGAAGCAGAGGCTTTGCTGGGTGTGCCGGTATTCGCGGTAGTACCACTATCAGACCAAAAAGCTTTAATGGGCGATACGCAACTACCAGTAATAGAGGCCTCTTATCAAATATTATCGACAAACCTGTGGTTTGCAAATCAAGAAGCCAGAACACCTGCGATTCTGATTGCAAGCGCGGAGCCCGGTGTAGGTAGATCTACTACAGTTGCAAATCTTGGGCGAACCCTTGCAAGAAATGGCGCTAGAACGATAATAGTTGACAGCGATTTTAGGCGGCCTTCGTTGCATTTATTATTTGGAGTTCAGAATGAAAAAGGGCTTAGCAATATCCTTGCCGGACAACTTGGAATAGCAGATGCCGTTGTGCCAGTTGGGGAAGATGGATTGCTATTAATTCCATCCGGCCCAATCCCTAGCAACCCAGTTCGATTGTTCCGGTCGCCAGAAATGAAGAAATTTGTAGAGGATATTAGCAAGCTAGCCGATTTTGTATTGTTTGATAGCCCTTCGGGTGTCGCCTTTGCAGACAGCACACTGCTTGCGGCAATCATAAAAAACGTAATCATCGTGCACTCAGCGGGTCGTGTGCCTCGCGGAGCAGAGGCTGAGTTCCGAAGCAGGCTTGAGCAAATCAGCGCAAACACTATTGGTGCAGTTTTGAACAGAGTGAGGCCAGAGGACAGCCATGGCTATTACCACTACAGGCGCTCATATGAGGACTTCATAATAAAGGACGGCAAAGTTAAAGAGCCAATGGAGTCTAAAATACTTGGCGCAATACCGGAGAAGACAAAAGAGCAAGACGAAAGTGAAGTAGATTAATAATAAGGTTGGTCCTGATGAATACAGGCAGCTTAGATAAAAGTGGACACCATGCGGCTGTAGGAGACAAAGAGCTGACGCAAAAAAAGAACTCATTAGAAGAACCTTTAGAAATACAGTCTCCGCTTTCGCCATTGGGACAAATAATCAAGCGCTGTCTAGACGTTGTAATTTCCCTTATAATGCTAATTATCTTGGCTCCGTTAATGTTGCTTGTTGCATTGGCAATTAAACTGGAATCGGAAGGACCGATAATCTACAAGCAGACTAGGGTAGGAAAAAACGGGCGGGAATTTACTTTTTACAAGTTTCGCTCAATGTTCCGAGATGCTGACAAAAGGCTTGCTGAACTTAGACATCTAAATGAAGCGGATGGGCCGATATTTAAGATAAAGAATGATCCAAGGATAACTAAGGTTGGCCGCATTATACGCAAGACTAGTATTGATGAGTTACCACAGCTAATTAATGTTTTAAAAGGCGATATGAGCTTAGTAGGCCCTCGCCCACCACTGCCAGTTGAGGTAGCACAATATACTGCTCGCGATCGCCAGCGTCTGAATGTTATCCCAGGCATTACATGCCTGTGGCAAATATCCGGCAGAAGCAACATAGGCTTTGACCGATGGGTTGAGCTTGATCTCGAATACATTCGTAATCAGTCTTTATGGCTTGACCTAAAAATTCTTTTGTTGACAATACCCGCTGTTATTAAAGGTACGGGTGCACATTGACCTGATGACAAAAGTTACGGTATTGGTTACTGGGGGGGCCGGGTTCATAGGCTCCCATATTGCTGATAGGCTTGTTTCAGAAGGTTATCGGGTGGTAATCGTTGACGATCTCTCGAGTGGAACGCTAAAAAACGTAAATCCAAGGGCATTGTTTTATCAGGTTGACTTGCGTGATTACAAGGCAATAGAAGAGGTTTTCGACAAAGAGAAACCAACAATAGTTAATCACCATGCGGCTCAGGTGGATGTCACTAAATCTGTGAGCGATCCAGCAACCGACGCACATATTAATATAATTGGAGGTATAAACCTCCTTAAA
It contains:
- a CDS encoding type II secretion system F family protein, whose protein sequence is MLILISALTFGTVVLLFLGLTMKTEREIIQDRIRQQQEVDSSILSSIEAELERPIKQRIIAPILIKLANLVSSFTPAGALRAIDDKLETAGRPWSLSAKEFVGLKVLSVGASIVVGSLFSKFIDAQPPIRILAFVLIVFIGIILPDYLLQRAINNRQTQIRKVLADTLDLLTVSVEAGLGLDGAMQKVTEKLHNPLSDEMTRALQEIRIGKMRMEALRDMARRVKVTELSSFVTAICQADQLGVSIAKVLRVQGDTLRTQRSQRAREAAAKLPVKMLFPLVFFIFPALFVVVAGPAFIQIFRQLGGVIGR
- a CDS encoding polysaccharide biosynthesis/export family protein, with translation MKISFFALLFVSFLVSQVGVSLAAEAVPPPGYVLDVEDVIEIQSIGDPALSTKQMIDPEGNISIPLVEEPIRAKGLTQQQLLKVIKERLSPYLTDPNIQVTIVQFHSPKAYVLGQVNRPGLHEFRPGDRVLEIIAQAGSFTEQADLKGATITRKGSNEAQPLNLYDLFYKGDMTQNLEIQPGDVIYIPEDTKNKYFVLGEVLRPGQYRWKEGMTVMDAIANAAGPTDRGILSKTTIIRGDINNPERIEVNMSKVLKKADLSQTIALKPGDIVYVPETSRPDWNKISGVVSAVVNTTYLFKILGF
- a CDS encoding polysaccharide biosynthesis tyrosine autokinase, with product MELWRYYRILRKRKWLIVTTTLVCVLIVGLSILFTKTRWEAYTTVMERRPEQAEVTIYQPPYIYNMEVQIRIANLAYIAGSQTVLDRTAQTLYELGITSTPEEILRTVVVEPVKNTEILLIKVNSTSQAEAKATADTLAAEFKRFYNELQRGETTKSRQFIEQRLPIARQEMLEAQAAVRDFKEKNKVVSLPEQSTLLMQRLESIQNQAASARIKADEAKSQMEILRQQLAKEPIMRKASEVIMENPIWQELQSSRIKLELDIQRMREIGGKTDAHPEMKPLLAQLKKIDEQIEDLKKKEQERIISSLSTASNPIYDSILSNFLESQATYVAAQSQYIAAKQLIDELTPELETLPEKEMRLAQLTLDQKNAEETYSLLKSKLDEARIKEREAQNASSIQQIDPAIVRRLEMRRGLKLMLAIIFGPLLGAGLAFLFHYLDNTIKTPEEAEALLGVPVFAVVPLSDQKALMGDTQLPVIEASYQILSTNLWFANQEARTPAILIASAEPGVGRSTTVANLGRTLARNGARTIIVDSDFRRPSLHLLFGVQNEKGLSNILAGQLGIADAVVPVGEDGLLLIPSGPIPSNPVRLFRSPEMKKFVEDISKLADFVLFDSPSGVAFADSTLLAAIIKNVIIVHSAGRVPRGAEAEFRSRLEQISANTIGAVLNRVRPEDSHGYYHYRRSYEDFIIKDGKVKEPMESKILGAIPEKTKEQDESEVD
- a CDS encoding sugar transferase → MNTGSLDKSGHHAAVGDKELTQKKNSLEEPLEIQSPLSPLGQIIKRCLDVVISLIMLIILAPLMLLVALAIKLESEGPIIYKQTRVGKNGREFTFYKFRSMFRDADKRLAELRHLNEADGPIFKIKNDPRITKVGRIIRKTSIDELPQLINVLKGDMSLVGPRPPLPVEVAQYTARDRQRLNVIPGITCLWQISGRSNIGFDRWVELDLEYIRNQSLWLDLKILLLTIPAVIKGTGAH